GTGCCAGCGACTGATGTCAAATCCGGACGCCGTCATCGCGTGCCTCATTCCATCCGGGTCATCGGTTACACCGATACTCCACTCGCCGATTGTTCCTCGTCGCTGGAACACGGCTTTGTCGATTTCTCGGATGATCGCGGCTAAGCGCATGATCTCATACTATGGGCTATGGTCTTAGCGGGGTGTGGCCCGCCAAAGAGCTGTTGTGTTCTAAAAGTTGCCGACCCAGACGGACCTGGTTGTTGTATTGACCGGAGCTCCGTGGACGATGTCCACCGCGTTTGCCAGCAGCGCCTCTCTTACCTCGGCTGGAGACGCTGACGGATGCTGTGAGAGGTACAATGCTGCTGCTCCGGCGACGTGCGGGGCCGCCGTGGACGTTCCGCTCATCAGGACGCCCTTCCAACTTCCTTTCTGACCGTTGCCGGTAGAGAGTATGTCGACGCCTGGAGCTTGCAGATCTACCATAGGTCCGAAGTTTGAGAAGTAGGCGAAACGATTGTAGACATCGTACGCACCGACGGTGATCGCGTCCGCCACGTGGGCCGGTGTGATCGTCGAAGCATCGATGCCTTCATTGCCGGCTGCAATCACAACCGTGATTCCGGCATCGATGGCGGCCTGCACGGCAAGGTCCAGGGCGTTGTACTCTGTCGTACCGACTGTCGCGCCGAAGCTCATGTTGATGACCATCGGTCGTCCTGGATTTGCAAGTTTTCGCTCGATGGCGCGGTCGAGCGCCATGACAACCGTTGAGATCTCGCTTTCTCCTTCGTCATCGAGGACCTTCATGGACCAGATCGAAAGGCACGGTGCAACACCCACAACTCCGTAGTTGTTGTCGCACGCGCCAGCCGTACCGGCCACATGTGAACCGTGGCCGTACATGTCGTACAACCAGTTGGACTCGGTGTAGTTGGTCGCCGCGGTACGATTGATGTTATGTTGCGGATAGCCTGAATCCAGAACCACAAGGTCAACTCCCATAATCTGGCCGTCTCCGTCCCCCGACACCGTCGAGCTCTGGACTCCGCCGATCCGCTCCACACCCCAGGGGAGCTTTTGGTGCGAGTTTGACGACGTGCCCTGCTGACCCGGGAGACCGATGAAGATATCCGGCTCCACCCACTCGACATCCGGGTCTGATTCGATCTGGCGCAGGAATTCGTCAAGAAGAGCCTGATCTACGGACACCGCCATACCGTTGAAGGCGTAGCGCGACAGGAATTTATAGCGTGAGAGGAATTTGTACCGTGACAGAAACTTGCTGGCTTCAAGCGTAAAGTCGAAGTCGTCGCGTAGGCCAAGAATGAGGTCGACATCGGCGTCCACGGTCGCGTCGCCGCCGGTCCCGAGGACGAGCCCCGAGTCGTCAGTTGGTTCGACGGTCGCTTCGCGAAGAGCCGCCGTGCCACCCTTGCCCATTCGATCCGAGTTGCTGTCGAGCAGATGCGCGTGGCGCAGTTTCGAGAAGTTAACTTCGTCGAATTGCGGTGCGTCGTCCGAGACCGCGGTCATTGTGTCGTTCGCACAGCCTGTGAAGGCGAGGACGACCATCGTCAGGATCGCGACGAAGAGGCTGTATCGTTCGAAAGAAGTGTTCATTGGAATGAGAGGTCTTGGAAGAGATGAGGTTGATCGCGTGCGGATTCGCAGAGTTGAAGAGGTGCGGCGCGTGGCAACGAGAGCTCCCGATCTGACTCTACCGCGTCAGTCTGGGCGCTCAAGAGGCGCATTCGTGTCTACTTCGCAGGTGCTGACGTGCTGTCGGTCGCCGTGCTGTTGTCGTCCTGAGGAGCCGGAGGCACCTCTCGGAAGTAGCGTTCAAGCTGCTTGCCGGCCCGGAGATCGGTCGACTCGATGGTCGCTTCCGGGCTTTCTCCTACAAGGGAGTCGCTACATGCGGAGAGGAGAGAACTGCCGAAAAGGATCAGTGCGGCAGTGGCCAGTGTCGAGAGAAGCTTGCGCGTATTCATGTGTTGGACCAGAGCTTGGTTGACTCTGGCCCCGCCCGCGCAGATGGGACCTGTATGTAATGGGCGCCGCAAAGTAATGCGGGTACGCGGGCCAACGTCTGGCGTTGACCGAGCCCATTCCTTCACCCGTATAGGACGGATGGTTTTGCTCCATTCAGGAGCGAAAGAGAACTGCTTGAGAACATCCGGTCTACGGCACTGGAATTGCGTTAGTGCCGAGAGAGTACGGTTAGCGCGAGGGGTATCGGCCGGGAAAAAGGCAGACTTAAATCGCGCCTATTCGTTTTGCATCGCCAGGCCCCTCCCTTGTCCATTCCGTCGGACCTGCTGTCTTCGACGCAGACCGCTACCGCGAACTGCAGCGTGATGTGCCCCCGTGATTGCTATGGTTCTCTTGCGAAGAACTGTCTGGCG
Above is a window of Rhodothermales bacterium DNA encoding:
- a CDS encoding S8 family serine peptidase, which encodes MNTSFERYSLFVAILTMVVLAFTGCANDTMTAVSDDAPQFDEVNFSKLRHAHLLDSNSDRMGKGGTAALREATVEPTDDSGLVLGTGGDATVDADVDLILGLRDDFDFTLEASKFLSRYKFLSRYKFLSRYAFNGMAVSVDQALLDEFLRQIESDPDVEWVEPDIFIGLPGQQGTSSNSHQKLPWGVERIGGVQSSTVSGDGDGQIMGVDLVVLDSGYPQHNINRTAATNYTESNWLYDMYGHGSHVAGTAGACDNNYGVVGVAPCLSIWSMKVLDDEGESEISTVVMALDRAIERKLANPGRPMVINMSFGATVGTTEYNALDLAVQAAIDAGITVVIAAGNEGIDASTITPAHVADAITVGAYDVYNRFAYFSNFGPMVDLQAPGVDILSTGNGQKGSWKGVLMSGTSTAAPHVAGAAALYLSQHPSASPAEVREALLANAVDIVHGAPVNTTTRSVWVGNF